From the Sphingomonas suaedae genome, one window contains:
- the ubiA gene encoding 4-hydroxybenzoate octaprenyltransferase yields MTDPAQTVPDTQHRGLMRLLPAAARPYALLARFDRPIGWWLLFWPGAWAIALSGGAVERWDMIAWFLLGAIAMRGAGCVYNDIVDRDLDRQVARTRSRPLASGAVSLKAAWIWLMSLCLIGLIVLVQLNPFAAAIALASLILVAAYPFMKRITWWPQAWLGLVFSWAALVGWAAITRELPAPALLLYAGCIAWVIGYDTIYALQDVEDDALVGVRSSARRLGSRVKAGVALFYTLAVALWATALWQVRPDPLVLAALAPMALHLAWQVATLAPADGANALQRFRSNRNAGLLMFAACFVVGTTAF; encoded by the coding sequence ATGACTGATCCGGCACAGACCGTTCCCGACACCCAGCATCGCGGTCTGATGAGACTGCTCCCGGCCGCCGCCCGCCCCTATGCGCTGCTCGCCCGGTTCGACCGGCCGATCGGCTGGTGGCTGCTCTTCTGGCCCGGCGCCTGGGCGATCGCCCTGTCCGGCGGCGCGGTGGAGCGCTGGGACATGATCGCGTGGTTCCTGCTTGGCGCCATCGCGATGCGCGGCGCGGGCTGCGTCTATAACGATATCGTCGACCGCGATCTCGACCGTCAGGTCGCCCGCACCCGCAGCCGCCCGCTGGCGAGCGGCGCAGTGAGCCTCAAGGCCGCGTGGATCTGGCTGATGTCGCTCTGCCTGATCGGGTTGATCGTCCTGGTCCAGCTCAACCCTTTCGCCGCCGCGATCGCGCTCGCCAGCCTCATCCTGGTCGCCGCCTACCCCTTCATGAAGCGGATCACTTGGTGGCCACAGGCGTGGCTGGGTCTCGTTTTCTCCTGGGCCGCGCTCGTCGGCTGGGCGGCGATCACGCGCGAGCTGCCCGCCCCTGCCCTGCTGCTCTATGCGGGGTGCATCGCCTGGGTGATCGGATACGACACAATTTACGCGCTTCAGGATGTCGAGGACGACGCGTTGGTCGGCGTCCGTTCGTCCGCCCGGCGCCTCGGCAGCCGGGTAAAAGCGGGCGTGGCCCTGTTCTACACACTCGCCGTTGCACTTTGGGCGACGGCGCTGTGGCAGGTTCGCCCCGACCCGCTCGTCCTCGCCGCACTCGCGCCGATGGCGCTGCATCTCGCCTGGCAGGTCGCGACGCTTGCTCCTGCGGATGGCGCCAATGCGCTCCAGCGCTTCCGCTCGAATCGCAATGCCGGGTTGCTGATGTTCGCCGCCTGCTTCGTCGTGGGGACGACAGCCTTTTGA
- a CDS encoding TldD/PmbA family protein yields MLTPDEAQTRVHDAIARATRAGADAADAMLSAGESLSVSVRLGALEDVDRAEHAELGLRVFCGTRSASISTTDFSPAALDTLAERAVAMAREAPEDEWAGLAPAGRLLQGDVPQLDLDDGALADPVTLRATALAAEDAARAVPGVTNSEGGSASASRSIWALATSHGFTGAYAASNHSISASVLAGETGAMERDYAYHSARHARHLESAEAIGRRAGERAVARLGAGRVRSGAMPVVFDPRVGNGLLGHLSSAISGSAITRKTSFLLDAMGSPIFAPDISVVDDPHRPHGLRSRPFDGEGLPVSPVALVEDGVLQTWLLDSASARQLGLEPTGHAVRGIGGAPSVGPSNLTMQNGKLPVETLIADIDYGVYVTELSGQGVNLVTGDYSRGAAGFLIEGGEITRPISEFTIAGTLQAMFRALVPANDLELRYGINVPTLRIDGMTVASG; encoded by the coding sequence ATGCTGACCCCCGACGAAGCCCAGACCCGCGTCCACGACGCCATTGCCCGCGCCACCCGTGCAGGCGCCGACGCCGCCGATGCCATGCTGTCCGCGGGAGAATCGCTCTCGGTATCGGTCCGGCTCGGGGCGCTGGAAGATGTCGACCGGGCGGAGCACGCGGAACTTGGCTTGCGCGTGTTTTGCGGCACCCGGTCCGCCAGCATTTCGACCACCGATTTCAGCCCCGCCGCGCTCGATACGCTGGCCGAGCGCGCGGTGGCGATGGCGCGCGAGGCACCCGAGGACGAATGGGCGGGTCTCGCTCCCGCCGGACGCCTGCTCCAGGGCGACGTGCCGCAACTCGACCTCGACGATGGCGCGCTCGCCGACCCCGTGACCCTTCGCGCCACCGCGCTTGCCGCCGAGGACGCCGCCCGCGCCGTTCCCGGGGTCACCAACAGCGAAGGCGGCAGCGCCAGCGCCAGCCGCAGCATCTGGGCGCTCGCCACCAGCCATGGCTTTACCGGCGCCTATGCCGCGTCCAACCACAGCATCTCGGCGAGCGTACTCGCGGGCGAAACCGGCGCGATGGAGCGCGATTACGCCTATCACAGCGCCCGCCACGCCCGGCATCTGGAGTCCGCAGAAGCGATCGGCCGCCGCGCGGGCGAACGCGCGGTCGCCCGGCTTGGCGCGGGCCGGGTGCGCAGCGGCGCGATGCCGGTCGTGTTCGACCCGCGCGTCGGCAACGGCCTGCTCGGCCATCTGAGCAGCGCGATCTCCGGCAGCGCGATCACCCGAAAGACCAGCTTCCTGCTCGACGCGATGGGAAGCCCGATCTTCGCCCCGGACATATCAGTCGTGGACGATCCGCATCGACCCCACGGCCTGCGCTCGCGCCCGTTCGATGGAGAGGGCCTGCCCGTGTCGCCGGTCGCACTGGTCGAGGACGGGGTGCTCCAAACCTGGCTGCTCGACAGTGCATCGGCGCGTCAGCTCGGCCTTGAACCAACCGGCCATGCGGTGCGCGGCATCGGCGGCGCCCCCTCGGTCGGCCCAAGCAACCTCACGATGCAGAACGGCAAGCTGCCGGTCGAAACGCTGATCGCCGATATCGACTATGGGGTGTACGTCACCGAACTATCGGGTCAGGGCGTCAACCTCGTCACCGGCGACTATAGCCGCGGCGCGGCCGGCTTCCTGATCGAGGGCGGCGAGATCACCCGGCCGATCAGCGAGTTCACCATCGCCGGAACGCTTCAGGCGATGTTCCGCGCGCTCGTTCCCGCCAACGATCTCGAACTGCGCTACGGCATCAATGTGCCGACGCTGCGGATCGACGGAATGACGGTGGCCAGTGGCTGA
- a CDS encoding inositol monophosphatase family protein encodes MADGLARAVSAVAAEAGRLAHARFGTDVRKWEKSPNNFVCEVDLAVDELLRARLSALLPDAGWLSEETADDLARLSHRRVWVVDPIDGTRDYLRGRPGWAVSIALVEDGQPVIGVLDAPARGEHWIGVRDAGATRGGDQIAASGRADLPGARVPADDLPAVDQDLVMVPRPNSIALRMAMVAAGEADLLATFRWGADWDIAAAVLIAREAGATVTDALGKKLRFNTPRGESFGLLATAPGIHAAAADRLRPRAVEALGKP; translated from the coding sequence GTGGCTGACGGCCTCGCCCGGGCGGTCAGCGCGGTCGCCGCCGAGGCGGGACGGCTGGCGCACGCCCGGTTCGGCACCGACGTTCGCAAATGGGAGAAGTCTCCCAACAATTTCGTCTGCGAGGTCGATCTCGCGGTCGACGAGCTGCTCCGCGCGCGGCTTTCCGCACTGCTCCCCGATGCTGGCTGGCTTTCGGAGGAGACCGCCGACGATCTCGCCCGCCTCTCCCACCGCCGCGTCTGGGTGGTCGATCCGATCGACGGCACGCGCGACTATCTGCGCGGTCGCCCGGGCTGGGCCGTGTCGATCGCCTTGGTCGAGGACGGGCAGCCGGTGATCGGCGTGCTCGACGCCCCGGCGCGCGGCGAGCATTGGATCGGAGTGCGCGACGCGGGCGCCACTCGCGGCGGCGACCAGATCGCGGCATCCGGACGCGCCGACCTGCCCGGCGCTCGCGTTCCCGCAGACGATCTTCCAGCGGTCGATCAGGACCTGGTCATGGTCCCAAGACCCAATTCAATCGCGCTGCGCATGGCGATGGTCGCGGCGGGCGAGGCCGATCTGCTCGCCACCTTCCGCTGGGGTGCCGACTGGGACATCGCCGCCGCCGTGCTGATCGCGCGGGAAGCTGGCGCCACGGTGACCGACGCACTGGGAAAGAAACTGCGCTTCAACACCCCGCGCGGCGAGAGCTTCGGCCTGCTGGCGACTGCCCCCGGCATCCACGCCGCCGCCGCCGACCGCCTGCGGCCAAGGGCAGTGGAAGCGCTCGGCAAGCCCTGA
- a CDS encoding toxic anion resistance protein, translating to MATETATAEKTDDLVLTAPEPLKERPAEKMAGLVPVDEGKKGELITRVETFIDDLVAQDVNSPEFGKRVDAITAMGSKEIRDAAGQSNRFLDRPVRAMDKDAGVGKDLAELRRVVEDLDPGKRGDLTQRKKLFGIIPFGNKLRNYFDSYKSSQGHIAAILKSLQSGKDELLMDNAAIDVERQNLWAAMGRLEQMIYISKEMDQRLEDKANELDHSDPAKAKAIRETALFYTRQRTQDLLTQMAVTVQGYLALDLVKKNNVELVKGVDRASTTTVGALRTAVTVAQALTAQRLVLDQITALNTTTANIIDSTGKLLKDNTARIHEQAASATIPIETLQRAFQNIYDTMDAIDTFKVKALDNMKTTVNVLSNEVEKSKGYIARAEGASQNQISGNNETFKLEAL from the coding sequence ATGGCGACCGAGACTGCGACTGCCGAAAAGACCGACGATCTGGTGCTGACTGCGCCCGAGCCGCTGAAGGAGCGACCGGCCGAGAAAATGGCGGGACTTGTCCCCGTCGACGAGGGCAAAAAGGGTGAGCTCATCACCCGGGTCGAAACCTTCATCGACGATCTGGTGGCGCAGGACGTCAACTCTCCGGAGTTCGGCAAGCGAGTCGATGCGATCACCGCGATGGGATCGAAAGAGATTCGCGATGCGGCGGGCCAGTCCAACCGTTTCCTCGACCGTCCGGTGCGGGCGATGGACAAGGATGCGGGCGTCGGCAAGGATCTGGCCGAACTGCGCCGCGTGGTCGAGGATCTCGACCCCGGCAAGCGCGGCGACCTGACCCAGCGCAAGAAGCTGTTCGGGATCATCCCGTTCGGCAACAAGCTGCGCAACTATTTCGACAGCTACAAGTCGAGTCAGGGCCATATCGCCGCCATCCTGAAGAGCCTGCAGTCCGGCAAGGACGAGCTGCTGATGGACAATGCCGCGATCGATGTGGAGCGGCAGAATCTGTGGGCGGCGATGGGGCGGCTGGAACAGATGATCTATATCTCCAAGGAGATGGATCAGCGTCTGGAAGACAAGGCCAACGAACTGGATCACAGCGATCCGGCCAAGGCCAAGGCGATCCGCGAGACCGCGCTCTTTTACACCCGCCAGCGCACCCAGGACCTGCTGACCCAGATGGCGGTCACGGTGCAGGGCTATCTCGCCCTCGATCTGGTGAAGAAGAACAATGTCGAGCTGGTGAAGGGCGTCGATCGCGCCAGCACCACGACCGTCGGCGCGCTGCGCACAGCGGTGACCGTGGCGCAGGCATTGACCGCGCAGCGGCTGGTGCTCGACCAGATCACCGCGCTCAACACCACCACCGCGAACATCATCGATTCGACCGGTAAGCTGCTCAAGGACAATACCGCCCGCATTCACGAACAGGCGGCGTCTGCGACGATTCCGATCGAAACGCTGCAGCGCGCCTTCCAGAATATCTATGACACGATGGACGCGATCGACACGTTCAAGGTGAAGGCGCTCGACAATATGAAGACCACGGTCAACGTGCTGTCGAACGAGGTCGAAAAGTCCAAGGGCTATATCGCCCGGGCGGAGGGCGCGTCGCAGAACCAGATTTCCGGAAACAACGAGACGTTCAAGCTGGAGGCGCTGTAA
- the typA gene encoding translational GTPase TypA produces the protein MNLRNVAIIAHVDHGKTTLVDQLFRQSGTFRDNQRVEERAMDSNDLEKERGITILAKPTSIDWEGTRINIVDTPGHADFGGEVERILSMVDGVVLLVDSSEGAMPQTKFVTGKALALGLRPIVVVNKVDRPDERIQEVLDEVFDLFVSLDASDEQLDFPVLYASGRNGYANEDPTLREGTLKPLFQKIVDHVPPPALDVDAPFTFLVTLLDRDNFLGRVLTGRVTSGKVKVNQPIHALDMDGNIIETGRASKIMSFRGLDRVPVDEAQAGDIISLAGLAVATVSNTIADTSVSVPIQAQPIDPPTLSMRFAVNDSPMAGREGTKVTSRMIRDRLFREAESNVAIKVTEAEDKDSFEVAGRGELQLGVLIETMRREGFELGISRPRVLFREEDGQKMEPYETVIIDVDEEHSGTVVDKMNIRKAEMTDMRPSGGGKTRITFSAPSRGMIGYHGEFLSDTRGTGIMNRLFEKYGPFKGTIEGRKNGVLISNGAGEANAYSLNTLEDRGILFVGHGEALYEGMIIGENAKPDDLEVNPMKAKQLSNVRSSGKDDAIRLTPPKKMTLEQAIAYIDDDEMVEVTPKTIRLRKRFLDPHERKRASRAKAA, from the coding sequence ATGAACCTTCGCAACGTGGCGATCATCGCCCACGTCGACCACGGCAAGACCACGCTCGTCGATCAGCTTTTCCGCCAGTCAGGCACGTTCCGCGACAATCAGCGCGTCGAAGAGCGTGCGATGGACTCGAACGACCTCGAAAAGGAACGCGGGATTACCATTCTCGCCAAGCCGACCTCGATCGATTGGGAAGGCACCCGGATCAATATCGTCGATACGCCCGGCCACGCCGATTTCGGCGGCGAAGTCGAGCGCATCCTATCGATGGTCGATGGCGTCGTGCTGCTGGTCGATTCGTCGGAAGGCGCAATGCCGCAGACCAAGTTCGTAACCGGCAAGGCGCTGGCTCTCGGGCTGCGTCCGATCGTCGTGGTCAACAAGGTCGACCGTCCCGACGAGCGCATTCAGGAGGTGCTGGACGAAGTGTTCGACCTGTTCGTGTCGCTCGATGCGTCCGACGAACAGCTCGACTTCCCCGTCCTCTACGCTTCGGGCCGCAACGGCTATGCCAATGAGGATCCGACGCTGCGCGAGGGCACGCTGAAGCCGCTGTTCCAGAAGATCGTCGATCATGTCCCGCCGCCCGCGCTGGACGTCGACGCGCCCTTCACCTTCCTCGTCACCCTGCTCGACCGCGACAACTTTCTTGGCCGTGTGCTTACCGGTCGCGTCACCAGCGGCAAGGTCAAGGTGAACCAGCCGATCCATGCGCTCGATATGGACGGCAACATCATCGAAACCGGCCGCGCGTCGAAGATCATGTCGTTCCGCGGCCTCGATCGCGTGCCGGTGGACGAGGCGCAGGCGGGCGACATCATCAGCCTTGCCGGACTCGCCGTCGCTACGGTCTCCAACACAATCGCCGATACGTCGGTCAGCGTGCCGATCCAGGCGCAGCCGATCGATCCGCCGACGCTGTCGATGCGCTTTGCCGTTAACGACTCGCCGATGGCGGGGCGTGAGGGCACCAAGGTCACCAGCCGCATGATCCGCGACCGCCTGTTCCGCGAAGCCGAATCGAACGTCGCGATCAAGGTGACCGAAGCGGAGGACAAGGACAGTTTCGAGGTCGCAGGTCGCGGAGAGCTTCAGCTGGGCGTGCTGATCGAAACGATGCGCCGCGAAGGGTTCGAGCTGGGCATCAGCCGCCCGCGGGTGCTGTTTCGTGAGGAAGACGGCCAGAAGATGGAGCCGTATGAAACCGTCATCATCGACGTGGACGAGGAGCATTCGGGCACGGTCGTCGACAAGATGAACATCCGTAAGGCCGAAATGACCGACATGCGCCCGTCGGGCGGCGGCAAGACGCGCATCACCTTCAGCGCACCCAGCCGCGGCATGATCGGCTATCATGGCGAGTTCCTGTCCGACACGCGCGGCACGGGCATCATGAACCGGCTGTTCGAGAAATACGGGCCTTTCAAGGGCACGATCGAGGGTCGCAAGAACGGCGTGCTGATCTCCAACGGCGCGGGCGAGGCCAATGCCTATTCGCTCAACACGCTGGAAGATCGCGGTATCCTGTTTGTCGGGCATGGCGAAGCGCTGTACGAAGGCATGATCATCGGCGAGAACGCCAAGCCGGACGACCTTGAGGTCAATCCGATGAAGGCGAAGCAGCTGTCCAACGTCCGCTCGTCGGGCAAGGACGATGCGATCCGCCTGACCCCGCCGAAGAAGATGACGCTGGAACAGGCGATTGCCTATATCGACGATGACGAGATGGTCGAGGTGACGCCCAAGACGATCCGCCTGCGCAAGCGCTTCCTCGACCCGCACGAGCGCAAACGTGCATCGCGGGCGAAGGCGGCCTGA
- a CDS encoding OmpA family protein, with translation MRAISNHPKKLLLVAMLATAAPTGLAAQEQPGLTPEDSVTIQGEALPPLDQMPEGPEVEGMISARQGNQVQVTTADGAPVIVAVTDATDIRSTGGFLGLARTKRSSDALLNGLPVTVKTRQFGGGLVASEVRIANKDLRTASMIRTGTSQGFAEQTAATEALRGRVGNIDQYNVKGTTNVNFDTGKAVLTAQAKAELCAAASQAESMDNALLLVVGYTDSTGSQELNQQLSEKRATRVVNHLQQACGWKPYRMLTPTGMAEADPLADNMTPEGKAQNRRVAVNILVSKAVDGLQEARIN, from the coding sequence ATGCGTGCCATTTCCAATCACCCCAAAAAGCTGTTGCTGGTCGCGATGCTCGCCACCGCCGCGCCGACCGGCCTTGCCGCGCAGGAACAGCCCGGCCTGACGCCGGAGGATTCGGTGACGATCCAGGGCGAGGCGCTGCCGCCGCTGGATCAGATGCCCGAAGGTCCGGAAGTCGAGGGGATGATTTCGGCCCGCCAAGGCAATCAGGTTCAGGTCACCACCGCCGACGGTGCGCCCGTTATCGTCGCCGTCACCGATGCGACCGACATCCGGTCGACCGGCGGGTTTCTGGGCCTGGCCCGCACCAAACGGAGCAGCGACGCGCTGCTCAACGGTCTGCCGGTGACGGTCAAGACGCGCCAGTTCGGCGGTGGGCTGGTCGCGAGCGAGGTCAGGATCGCGAACAAGGACCTGCGCACCGCATCGATGATCCGCACAGGCACCAGCCAGGGCTTTGCCGAACAAACCGCAGCGACCGAGGCTCTGCGCGGTCGCGTCGGCAATATCGACCAGTATAATGTCAAGGGCACCACCAATGTGAACTTCGACACCGGCAAGGCGGTGCTGACCGCACAGGCCAAGGCCGAACTGTGCGCCGCGGCGAGCCAGGCGGAGAGCATGGACAACGCCCTGTTGCTGGTCGTCGGCTATACCGATTCGACGGGCAGCCAGGAGCTCAACCAGCAACTGAGCGAAAAGCGCGCGACCCGGGTGGTCAATCACCTGCAACAGGCCTGCGGCTGGAAACCCTATCGGATGCTGACCCCGACCGGCATGGCCGAAGCCGATCCGCTGGCGGACAATATGACACCCGAAGGCAAGGCACAGAACCGCCGCGTGGCGGTGAATATTCTCGTCAGCAAGGCTGTCGACGGGCTGCAGGAAGCGCGGATCAACTGA
- the ruvB gene encoding Holliday junction branch migration DNA helicase RuvB gives MTEPDRILTAARRPEDMDAALRPKSLDEFVGQRAARDNLRVFIDAARQRGDALDHVLFFGPPGLGKTTLAQIIAREMGVGFRATSGPVIAKSGDLAALLTNLEDGDVLFIDEIHRLAPAVEEVLYPAMEDRALDLMIGEGPSARSVRIDLPRFTLVGATTRQGLLTTPLRDRFGIPVRLQFYTVEELTRVVTRAASLLDLAIAEDGAAEIARRSRGTPRIAGRLLRRVRDFANVLGETTVHAKAADAALTRLEVDALGLDAMDRRYLAMIADIYRGGPVGVETLAAGLSEPRDTVEEVIEPYLIQIGLIARTARGRCLNAAGWKHLGLNPPAGAQEGLFDGK, from the coding sequence ATGACTGAGCCTGACCGCATCCTGACCGCAGCCCGCCGCCCCGAGGACATGGACGCCGCGCTGCGTCCCAAGTCGCTCGACGAATTCGTCGGCCAGCGTGCCGCGCGCGACAATCTGCGCGTATTCATCGACGCGGCGCGCCAGCGTGGCGATGCGCTCGACCATGTCCTGTTCTTCGGGCCCCCCGGCCTTGGCAAGACCACACTCGCGCAGATTATCGCGCGTGAAATGGGCGTGGGGTTCCGCGCCACGTCCGGGCCGGTCATCGCCAAATCGGGCGACCTCGCGGCACTGCTTACCAATCTCGAGGATGGCGACGTCCTCTTCATCGACGAGATTCATCGCCTCGCCCCAGCGGTCGAGGAAGTGCTCTACCCCGCGATGGAGGACCGCGCGCTCGATCTGATGATCGGCGAGGGGCCGTCGGCGCGGAGTGTCCGCATCGATCTGCCGCGCTTCACTTTGGTCGGTGCGACCACACGGCAGGGGCTGCTGACGACGCCGCTGCGCGATCGCTTCGGCATTCCGGTCCGCCTGCAATTCTACACGGTCGAGGAACTGACCCGCGTCGTCACCCGCGCCGCCAGCCTGCTCGACCTGGCGATCGCAGAGGATGGCGCGGCGGAGATTGCCCGCCGCTCGCGCGGAACCCCGCGCATCGCCGGCCGGCTGCTGCGCCGCGTGCGCGACTTCGCCAATGTGCTGGGCGAGACGACCGTCCACGCCAAGGCTGCGGATGCCGCGCTCACCCGGCTGGAGGTCGACGCGCTCGGCCTTGACGCGATGGACCGCCGCTACCTTGCCATGATCGCCGACATCTATCGCGGCGGCCCGGTCGGCGTCGAAACGCTCGCCGCGGGCCTGTCCGAACCGCGCGATACGGTGGAGGAAGTGATCGAGCCCTATCTCATCCAGATCGGCCTGATCGCCCGTACCGCGCGGGGACGGTGCCTCAATGCCGCCGGGTGGAAACATCTGGGTCTAAACCCGCCTGCGGGAGCGCAGGAGGGGCTGTTCGACGGCAAATAG
- the ruvA gene encoding Holliday junction branch migration protein RuvA, translating to MIAHLNGHLAATGIDHAVIDVNGVGYLVGASAKTLAALGALGEFVTVHTEMLVAEDSIRLMGFASAEERDWFRLLTGVQGVGAKVALAILSILSPAEVQTAVARADAAMIARANGVGPKLAQRIVNELKDKAGGIAIGSGGAGTAAPASGAANDAVSALLNLGFKPAEASSAVSAASDELGPGATLDALVRLALRKAAK from the coding sequence ATGATCGCGCATTTGAACGGCCACCTCGCCGCGACCGGCATCGATCATGCGGTGATCGACGTGAACGGTGTCGGCTATCTCGTCGGCGCCTCTGCGAAGACGCTGGCGGCGCTGGGCGCGCTCGGCGAGTTCGTGACCGTGCATACCGAGATGCTGGTCGCAGAGGATTCGATCCGTCTGATGGGCTTTGCATCGGCCGAGGAACGCGACTGGTTCCGCCTGCTCACCGGCGTGCAGGGGGTAGGGGCCAAGGTCGCGCTCGCGATCCTCTCGATCCTTTCCCCCGCCGAAGTCCAGACCGCCGTGGCGCGAGCGGACGCTGCGATGATCGCGCGGGCGAACGGCGTCGGCCCGAAGCTCGCCCAACGCATCGTCAACGAACTCAAGGACAAAGCGGGTGGCATCGCGATCGGCAGCGGCGGCGCGGGGACGGCGGCTCCGGCCAGCGGCGCGGCGAACGACGCTGTGTCGGCGCTGTTGAACCTCGGTTTCAAGCCTGCGGAGGCGAGCAGCGCGGTGAGCGCCGCAAGCGACGAACTGGGGCCAGGCGCCACCCTGGACGCACTGGTCCGCCTGGCGCTGCGGAAGGCGGCGAAGTGA
- the ruvC gene encoding crossover junction endodeoxyribonuclease RuvC has protein sequence MSPTRLILGLDPGLGTTGWGLIRAEGNRLSHIANGQLKTDAKAPLPRRLAHLDAMLAALVADHAPDGAAVEEVFVNSNPQSTLKLAHARGVAIAAVARVGLDVGEYAPRLVKKAVVGTGTAEKAQVHAMIVRLLPGTKIAGADAADALAVAICHAHHLGSARALGR, from the coding sequence ATGAGCCCGACGCGCCTGATTCTCGGCCTCGATCCAGGACTCGGCACCACCGGCTGGGGGCTGATCCGCGCCGAGGGCAACCGCCTCAGCCATATCGCCAACGGCCAGCTCAAGACCGATGCAAAAGCGCCACTGCCCCGGCGGCTCGCGCATCTCGACGCAATGCTCGCCGCGCTGGTCGCCGATCACGCCCCCGATGGGGCGGCGGTCGAGGAGGTGTTCGTCAACTCCAACCCGCAATCGACGCTCAAGCTCGCCCATGCCCGCGGCGTCGCCATCGCCGCAGTCGCGCGCGTCGGGCTGGATGTTGGCGAATACGCCCCGCGCCTGGTCAAGAAGGCGGTGGTCGGCACCGGCACGGCGGAGAAGGCGCAGGTTCACGCGATGATCGTCCGCCTGCTTCCCGGCACGAAGATCGCGGGCGCCGACGCGGCCGATGCGCTGGCGGTCGCGATCTGCCACGCGCATCATCTGGGGAGCGCGCGCGCGCTGGGACGGTGA
- a CDS encoding YebC/PmpR family DNA-binding transcriptional regulator, whose amino-acid sequence MAGHSKFKNIMHRKGAQDKKRSGMFSKLSREITVAAKMGLPDPDMNPRLRAAVNAAKAQSMPKDNIQRAIDKASKGDGENYEEIRYEGFGPGGVSLIIEALSDNRNRTATNVRTAVSKNGGNLGASGSVSHAFDRVGLITYPASVGDAEKVFEAALEAGAEDVTSSEDGHEIWTAHGDLHEVAKALEPVLGEAEGAKLAWRPQTMVEVDESDAATLFKLIDALDDDDDVQTVWGNYEVSDEVMAKLG is encoded by the coding sequence ATGGCAGGCCATTCCAAGTTCAAGAACATCATGCACCGCAAGGGCGCGCAGGATAAGAAGCGCTCGGGCATGTTCAGCAAGCTCAGCCGCGAAATCACCGTCGCGGCCAAGATGGGCCTGCCCGATCCCGACATGAACCCGCGCCTGCGCGCGGCGGTCAACGCCGCCAAGGCGCAGTCGATGCCCAAGGACAATATCCAGCGCGCGATCGACAAGGCGAGCAAGGGTGACGGCGAGAATTACGAGGAAATCCGCTATGAGGGCTTCGGCCCCGGCGGCGTCAGCCTGATCATCGAGGCGCTGTCCGACAATCGCAACCGAACCGCCACCAACGTGCGCACCGCAGTGTCCAAAAATGGCGGCAATCTCGGCGCATCGGGATCGGTCAGCCACGCCTTCGACCGGGTTGGCCTCATCACCTATCCCGCGAGCGTCGGCGACGCCGAGAAAGTCTTCGAAGCCGCGCTTGAGGCGGGCGCCGAGGATGTGACGTCGAGCGAGGACGGCCACGAGATCTGGACCGCCCATGGCGACCTCCACGAAGTCGCCAAGGCGCTCGAACCCGTGCTCGGCGAAGCCGAAGGCGCGAAACTCGCCTGGCGTCCGCAGACGATGGTCGAGGTGGACGAAAGCGACGCCGCGACCCTGTTCAAGCTGATCGACGCGCTCGACGACGACGACGACGTCCAGACCGTCTGGGGCAATTACGAAGTCTCGGACGAGGTCATGGCGAAGCTCGGCTAG
- a CDS encoding heavy metal-binding domain-containing protein has product MILTTTSTVDGHAATRYHGIVTAEVIIGANVFRDLFAGIRDIVGGRSGSYERPLKDARRTALDELKDEARAMGANGVIGIDFDYEVIGKNGSMLMVSASGTAVTLSGV; this is encoded by the coding sequence ATGATTCTCACCACCACCAGCACCGTCGATGGCCATGCCGCCACCCGCTATCACGGCATCGTGACGGCGGAGGTCATCATCGGCGCCAATGTCTTTCGCGACCTGTTCGCCGGCATCCGCGACATCGTCGGTGGCCGTTCGGGCAGCTATGAACGCCCGCTCAAGGACGCGCGCAGGACCGCGCTCGACGAGCTGAAGGACGAGGCGCGCGCGATGGGCGCCAACGGCGTGATCGGCATCGACTTCGACTATGAGGTGATCGGCAAGAACGGCTCGATGCTGATGGTCTCCGCTTCGGGCACCGCGGTGACGCTCAGCGGGGTTTGA
- a CDS encoding DUF2312 domain-containing protein codes for MSDSISAEQLRLLIERIERLEEEKKGISDDIKDVYGEAKATGFDAKIMRTIIRLRKMEKHQLDEQDALLETYRAALGMQ; via the coding sequence ATGAGCGACTCGATTTCGGCCGAGCAGCTGCGCCTTCTGATCGAGCGGATCGAGCGGCTGGAAGAAGAGAAAAAAGGAATCAGCGACGACATCAAGGACGTCTATGGCGAGGCCAAGGCGACCGGGTTCGACGCCAAGATCATGCGCACCATCATCCGCCTGCGGAAGATGGAGAAGCATCAGCTCGACGAGCAGGACGCCCTGCTCGAAACCTATCGCGCCGCGCTGGGGATGCAGTAA